The following are encoded together in the Pedobacter steynii genome:
- a CDS encoding calcineurin-like phosphoesterase C-terminal domain-containing protein, giving the protein MNRRSFIQKTGLLFGGLVISLESYPFIRLKRNAIVRGRVTNGLKGLNNVVVSDGYAVVLTDINGNYTLTTDVKASSIWISTPAGYEFNAEESVAKHYHILGSKNEYNFELRSLGKDDSKHNFLIWADPQVKNKKDVSQMMDTAVPDVQQLIAEMDAGTLVHGIGVGDLVWDNHALFADYNAAVKQMNIPFFQALGNHDMDYRMGGDETSDRTFKETYGPTYYSFNRGKAHYIVLDDVRYLGNEREYDGYISGNQLDWLKKDLQYVAKDQLIIICLHIPVYNSVKNNSDFYALLEGYPHVHIMSGHTHYNANHVSKGIYEHNHGTVCGAWWTGPICSDGTPRGYGVYEVDGNDLKWYYKSTGRERKEQMSVYLDKLTNQVRLIANVWNWDPEWKVTYFLDDRAMGEMEQQKGFDPLAVELYLGDQLPLGRTFAEPKKMDHLFMAHFDPTVKKVKVKAVDRFGEQYITEINT; this is encoded by the coding sequence ATGAACAGAAGATCATTTATACAAAAAACCGGATTGCTGTTTGGTGGCCTGGTCATCAGCCTTGAGAGCTATCCCTTTATCAGACTTAAACGAAATGCTATCGTTCGTGGTAGGGTGACAAATGGACTAAAAGGATTGAACAATGTGGTTGTCTCTGACGGATACGCTGTTGTGCTTACTGATATCAATGGGAATTATACCCTGACAACCGATGTTAAAGCCAGTTCGATCTGGATCAGCACACCCGCAGGCTACGAGTTTAATGCAGAAGAAAGTGTGGCAAAACACTATCATATCCTTGGAAGTAAAAATGAATATAACTTTGAGTTGAGGTCTTTAGGTAAGGACGATAGCAAACATAATTTTTTGATATGGGCAGATCCGCAGGTGAAAAACAAGAAGGATGTTAGTCAGATGATGGACACTGCAGTTCCTGATGTGCAACAGCTTATTGCCGAAATGGATGCAGGTACTTTAGTTCATGGTATTGGAGTAGGAGATCTGGTTTGGGATAATCATGCGCTGTTTGCGGATTATAATGCTGCAGTTAAACAGATGAATATCCCGTTTTTTCAGGCCTTGGGAAATCATGATATGGATTACAGGATGGGAGGAGATGAAACTTCCGACCGGACTTTTAAAGAAACCTATGGTCCTACCTATTATTCTTTCAATAGGGGTAAAGCGCATTACATTGTATTAGATGATGTCAGATATCTGGGAAATGAGCGGGAATATGATGGTTATATCTCCGGGAATCAATTGGATTGGTTAAAGAAAGATCTACAGTACGTAGCTAAAGATCAGCTGATCATCATATGCCTGCACATTCCAGTGTACAATTCGGTCAAAAATAATTCAGATTTTTATGCGCTTTTAGAAGGGTATCCTCATGTTCACATTATGTCGGGACATACCCATTACAATGCCAATCATGTCAGCAAGGGGATTTATGAACACAATCATGGAACAGTTTGTGGCGCATGGTGGACCGGACCAATCTGTAGTGATGGCACTCCTCGTGGCTATGGGGTTTATGAGGTGGATGGAAATGACTTGAAATGGTATTATAAATCAACAGGCAGGGAGCGGAAAGAGCAGATGAGTGTTTATCTGGATAAACTCACGAATCAGGTTCGGTTGATCGCCAACGTATGGAATTGGGACCCGGAATGGAAGGTCACTTATTTTCTGGATGATCGGGCAATGGGAGAGATGGAACAACAAAAAGGCTTTGATCCTTTAGCTGTAGAGCTGTATCTTGGAGATCAGCTGCCATTGGGCAGAACCTTTGCGGAACCAAAAAAAATGGACCATCTGTTTATGGCACATTTTGACCCCACAGTGAAAAAAGTGAAAGTAAAAGCTGTTGATCGTTTTGGTGAGCAGTATATCACCGAAATAAATACCTGA
- a CDS encoding glycerophosphodiester phosphodiesterase family protein, whose translation MKNIKRLIWLAALGLSSCKTMQQQRMTTAIPFPSFSTEGHRGGRGLMPENTIPAMYHAIDLGVTTLEMDTHVTKDQQVVVTHDDYLSPAFMLDPDGAEIPKTDSRKYAVFQMDYARLKQFDLGTKYYEAFPRQKKMKSYIPRLEELIDSVQQYIKESGKKQVFYNIETKCSPEGDGLLNPDPEAFVKLLMDVIEKKEVAPFVVIQSFDRRTLQVLHKKYPQIKTSYLIANKKSFEENIADLGFNPFILSPVYQMVNAELVKKCHDLGIKVIPWTVNTTIEITALKALNVDGIISDYPDLLLK comes from the coding sequence ATGAAAAATATTAAAAGACTTATCTGGCTGGCTGCTTTAGGCTTATCTTCGTGTAAGACCATGCAGCAACAGCGTATGACTACTGCGATACCATTTCCATCTTTCAGTACTGAAGGTCATCGCGGAGGCCGGGGTCTGATGCCAGAAAATACTATTCCTGCTATGTATCATGCCATAGATCTTGGCGTAACGACCCTGGAAATGGACACACATGTTACAAAAGATCAGCAGGTGGTGGTAACTCATGATGATTACCTGAGCCCGGCATTTATGCTGGATCCGGATGGTGCTGAGATTCCGAAAACTGATTCCCGAAAATATGCGGTTTTTCAAATGGATTATGCCAGACTGAAGCAATTCGATCTGGGCACGAAATATTATGAGGCATTCCCCCGGCAGAAAAAGATGAAAAGTTACATTCCCCGACTGGAAGAGCTCATCGATTCTGTTCAGCAATATATAAAGGAAAGTGGGAAAAAGCAGGTCTTTTATAATATAGAAACAAAATGTAGTCCGGAAGGGGACGGCTTGTTGAATCCCGATCCGGAGGCTTTTGTGAAACTGTTGATGGATGTTATAGAAAAAAAAGAAGTTGCTCCGTTTGTCGTGATTCAATCATTTGATAGAAGAACCTTGCAAGTGCTGCATAAGAAGTACCCTCAAATAAAAACATCTTATCTTATCGCTAATAAAAAGAGTTTTGAGGAGAACATTGCCGATCTCGGCTTTAATCCTTTTATTCTTAGCCCGGTATACCAGATGGTAAATGCTGAGCTGGTAAAAAAATGTCATGATCTGGGCATTAAAGTAATTCCCTGGACGGTTAATACGACAATAGAAATCACGGCTTTAAAGGCATTGAATGTAGATGGAATCATTTCCGATTATCCTGATTTGCTCCTTAAGTAA
- a CDS encoding GDSL-type esterase/lipase family protein gives MKRVCYYLIGGLCLIFLFVPFKIVAQTIKWDTTSRAKKYSERLEHFKTDPISKEDFVFLGNSITAGTDWSGLLDLPKAKNRGISGDITFGVLDRLSEIIMANPRKIFILIGINDISKGIPDSLILRNYKRIIHRIQEGSKSKIYFYTLLPVNNSMNTTNKHSGKDAHITWLNKELKKLAGKRVTVIDLYPHFTDQENRLKESLTYDGLHLNDAGYQEWARILKEGNYLR, from the coding sequence ATGAAACGAGTGTGCTATTACCTGATAGGGGGGCTTTGTCTGATCTTTCTTTTTGTACCTTTTAAAATAGTGGCCCAGACTATCAAATGGGATACTACTTCCAGAGCAAAAAAGTATTCCGAAAGACTGGAGCATTTCAAAACTGATCCTATTTCGAAAGAGGATTTTGTGTTTCTGGGAAACAGTATTACGGCTGGAACCGATTGGTCCGGGCTGCTGGATCTGCCGAAAGCCAAAAATAGGGGGATTTCCGGTGACATTACATTTGGTGTTCTGGACCGGCTATCTGAAATAATTATGGCAAACCCACGTAAAATATTTATACTCATTGGAATAAATGACATTTCAAAAGGTATTCCCGACAGCCTTATTCTTCGCAATTATAAAAGAATAATTCATCGCATCCAGGAGGGCTCAAAATCGAAAATCTATTTTTATACCCTGTTACCTGTAAACAATTCGATGAATACCACTAATAAACATAGTGGGAAGGATGCGCATATTACCTGGTTAAATAAAGAACTTAAAAAGCTGGCGGGAAAAAGGGTGACAGTAATAGATTTGTATCCTCATTTTACTGATCAGGAAAACAGGCTTAAAGAAAGCCTGACTTATGACGGCCTGCATTTAAATGATGCCGGTTATCAGGAATGGGCAAGGATACTTAAAGAAGGTAATTATTTAAGATAA
- a CDS encoding fatty acid desaturase family protein encodes MTRKVKFTNANNSTFYSTVRKRVDTYFIENKISTHANSAMWFKVFFFICGLTGIYLLLLLGNLSIPVMLLLAILLGMFGAFVGFNVCHDAIHKALSPNPVINKIFSFVFNLIGASPYVWNICHNIVHHTYTNIAGHDEDIDVAPGLIRFSSSETVNRVQQYQHFYAFVLYSLAMLSWVFRKDYKKFFQKKIGEHVLSHPKVEYFNLFFYKAIYYFLFIVLPLIVINVSWWQFIIGFLVMQFAQGLVLGLVFQLAHVVEATEFPFPNQEGNIEEAWAAHQLQTTANFAVESRLAAFLCGGLNRQVEHHLFPKICHIHYPAIGAIVKQTAAEFDLPYNECTTFWDALKSHYKMLRKLGKETYKENKYINREPGLASYSAPIS; translated from the coding sequence ATGACAAGAAAGGTCAAGTTCACTAATGCCAATAACTCAACATTTTACAGTACAGTACGGAAGCGGGTTGACACCTATTTTATTGAAAACAAAATTTCAACACATGCCAATTCAGCCATGTGGTTCAAAGTCTTTTTTTTCATCTGCGGATTAACCGGCATCTATCTTTTGCTTCTTCTTGGGAACCTGAGTATACCTGTTATGCTACTTTTGGCTATTCTTCTGGGTATGTTTGGCGCTTTTGTTGGCTTCAATGTTTGTCACGATGCCATCCATAAAGCTCTATCCCCCAACCCTGTCATTAATAAGATATTCAGCTTCGTATTTAACCTGATTGGCGCCAGTCCTTATGTCTGGAACATCTGCCATAATATCGTTCATCATACCTACACCAATATTGCCGGACATGATGAGGACATTGATGTAGCTCCAGGGCTGATCCGCTTTTCTTCTTCTGAAACCGTCAACAGGGTACAACAATACCAACATTTTTATGCTTTCGTATTGTACAGCCTGGCCATGCTTTCCTGGGTATTCAGAAAAGATTATAAAAAGTTCTTTCAGAAAAAGATTGGAGAACACGTGTTGAGTCACCCCAAAGTTGAATACTTTAACCTCTTTTTTTATAAAGCAATCTATTATTTTCTTTTTATTGTACTTCCCCTCATCGTGATAAATGTATCCTGGTGGCAATTTATCATTGGCTTTCTGGTGATGCAATTTGCACAGGGATTAGTGTTAGGTCTCGTATTCCAGCTGGCACATGTGGTAGAAGCAACAGAATTTCCTTTTCCTAATCAGGAAGGTAATATCGAAGAAGCCTGGGCAGCCCATCAATTGCAGACAACAGCGAACTTCGCAGTAGAAAGTCGACTGGCAGCTTTTTTATGCGGGGGACTAAACAGACAGGTAGAACATCATCTTTTTCCAAAGATCTGTCACATCCATTATCCGGCAATAGGCGCAATCGTAAAACAGACCGCAGCAGAATTTGACTTGCCATATAATGAATGTACCACGTTTTGGGATGCCTTAAAATCTCATTACAAAATGCTTAGGAAACTTGGAAAGGAAACGTATAAAGAAAACAAGTATATAAACAGAGAGCCAGGTTTAGCCAGCTACAGTGCCCCCATCTCCTGA
- a CDS encoding LacI family DNA-binding transcriptional regulator: MESVNIKQLAKALNLSTSTVSRAFRDNSDISKETKEKILSKAKELNYQPNHYASNLREQKSKTIAVIVPELANNFFSQAIHGIERIARDKGYHILIYATDDDYEKEVSFIRHLHNGRADGIIMSVSGEANDHTYLNELSNKRLPLVFFDRVYEDIITPRVITNDYDSSFSATQHLIKQGCKRIAYLVINKNLSIGKFRMQGYIDALAKYHIPFDDKLVVDCTNSYAKNDLILKRLLLDIKPDGIFTSVERLAFATYYACYDLKISIPDDLRVIGFSSLEIAPLLNPSLTTITQPATKIGTEAANLLFKMLEYPETVNPNEKIILNSKLMKRRSTERL; the protein is encoded by the coding sequence ATGGAGAGCGTAAATATCAAGCAATTAGCTAAGGCACTAAATTTATCCACTTCAACGGTATCCAGGGCTTTCAGGGATAATAGTGACATTAGTAAGGAAACAAAGGAAAAAATACTTTCTAAAGCTAAGGAATTAAATTATCAGCCAAATCATTATGCCAGTAACCTGAGAGAACAGAAGAGCAAAACCATTGCTGTGATTGTTCCGGAGCTGGCTAACAATTTTTTCTCTCAGGCCATTCATGGGATTGAGCGGATTGCAAGAGATAAAGGATATCATATTCTTATCTATGCAACAGATGATGATTATGAGAAGGAGGTTTCTTTTATCCGGCATCTTCACAATGGTCGGGCTGACGGTATCATTATGTCGGTGTCAGGAGAGGCGAATGACCATACTTATCTGAATGAGTTGAGTAATAAGCGACTTCCATTGGTCTTTTTTGACCGTGTTTATGAAGATATCATCACCCCAAGGGTAATTACTAATGATTATGATAGCAGTTTTTCGGCTACTCAACATTTGATCAAACAAGGCTGTAAGCGGATTGCCTATCTGGTAATTAATAAAAATCTGTCTATAGGAAAGTTCAGGATGCAGGGATATATCGATGCCCTTGCCAAATACCATATTCCTTTTGACGATAAACTGGTTGTGGATTGCACGAACAGTTATGCGAAGAATGACTTAATTTTAAAACGTTTATTGCTTGATATTAAACCCGATGGCATCTTCACATCTGTGGAAAGGCTTGCCTTCGCCACTTATTATGCTTGTTATGATCTTAAGATTTCTATTCCAGATGATCTTCGGGTTATCGGTTTTTCCAGTCTGGAAATCGCCCCTTTGTTGAACCCTTCATTAACTACTATTACTCAACCGGCCACAAAGATCGGAACTGAGGCCGCGAACCTCTTGTTTAAGATGTTGGAATACCCCGAAACGGTAAACCCAAATGAAAAGATTATACTCAATTCAAAGTTGATGAAAAGACGATCAACAGAGCGTCTTTAA
- a CDS encoding SusC/RagA family TonB-linked outer membrane protein, whose translation MKVFYLLKPCLLLLIILATLTVQAQTGSVTGTVLDETGLPLPGASVQIKSINKSATTDASGKYRLTGLSNGTFILTISYIGYTSISQNVNISGNVSADFSLKPDAQNLSEVVVIGYGTAQKKDLTGSIATVSAKDFQKGAITTPEQLIQGKVAGVNIVSNGGQPGVGSVIRIRGGASLNASNDPLIVIDGVPFSGNTISNAPNPLALVNPNDIETFTVLKDANATAIYGSRASNGVILITTKKGSSGAPVINFNTNNSYETIAKKVNILSADQIRDYVNQYGNKSYDENPAHTYKSLMGNANTDWQDEIYKNAFSTDNSLSLSGTFKGVPYRVSAGYLDKRGLLLTDKLERATGGFGISPKLFGDHLKIDLNLKGSLTEARFANDAARGAALQFDPTQSIYADNQFGGYFEWIQGQVPNPNAPRNPLALIRLRSNIGKTERSFGNARFDYAFHFLPELHANLNLGYDISKGYGTIRVPEYAAQNASTKGFEKQSLDTQNNKVAEFYLNYKKDITSLRSNIDVTAGYGYYDNSTTNNNFSEYRANGSLIKAPQFPFNVEREKLLSYYGRLIYTFADNYILSGTMRADGSSRFAEDHRWGYFPSVGFTWRAIGEDFLKDSKVFSDLKLRLSYGETGNKDGIGNYNYMSKYFSNNNQGQYQLGDKFYDYYTPAAYEPDLRWETTTTYNAGLDYGFLKGRIYGSVDVYYKKTKDLLSTVDISSGTNFNNRLLTNVGNMDVRGIEANVNVSLIRSEDVNWDFGVNMAYNKREVTNLSLNPDPNFIIDAGGITGGTGINIKYNAINQVPGSFYVRKQIYDEKGMPLEGVYADLDGNGVINDKDQYFYKSPDPKIILGFNTAFSYKKWTLSTVLRANLGNYVYDNVSSNFGVRSNILSPSGLINNANADIYNTNFTNNQYLSDYYVKNASFLKMDNAGLAFNAGRISKNGNTTLRVSANVQNVFVITNYKGLDPELSSGIDFNLYPRPRTYTLGLNVGF comes from the coding sequence ATGAAAGTATTTTACCTGCTAAAGCCTTGTTTATTGTTGCTGATTATTCTTGCAACATTGACCGTTCAGGCGCAAACCGGTTCAGTAACCGGAACAGTTTTAGACGAGACCGGATTGCCACTTCCCGGAGCCTCTGTCCAGATTAAAAGTATCAACAAGAGTGCGACTACTGACGCAAGTGGAAAGTATCGTTTGACGGGGTTATCCAATGGTACGTTTATACTTACGATCAGTTATATCGGGTATACTTCCATTAGCCAGAATGTTAACATTTCAGGAAATGTGTCAGCTGATTTTTCTTTGAAACCCGATGCACAGAATTTATCAGAGGTTGTCGTGATTGGCTATGGTACTGCTCAAAAGAAAGACCTGACCGGGTCTATTGCAACAGTAAGTGCCAAAGATTTTCAAAAGGGGGCGATTACTACACCGGAACAACTGATTCAAGGTAAAGTTGCAGGAGTAAACATTGTTTCCAATGGCGGACAACCGGGTGTGGGAAGTGTGATCCGTATTCGTGGAGGTGCATCACTTAATGCGAGTAATGATCCTTTGATTGTTATTGATGGGGTGCCATTTAGTGGAAATACCATTAGCAATGCACCAAATCCGCTTGCATTGGTTAATCCAAATGATATTGAAACTTTTACTGTATTGAAAGATGCTAATGCGACGGCAATTTATGGATCGAGAGCTTCAAATGGGGTAATCCTGATTACAACAAAAAAGGGAAGTTCGGGAGCACCTGTAATTAATTTTAACACGAACAACTCTTATGAAACGATTGCCAAGAAAGTAAATATCCTTTCAGCAGATCAGATCCGTGATTATGTAAATCAATATGGAAATAAGAGCTACGATGAAAACCCTGCACATACTTACAAATCTCTGATGGGAAATGCAAATACAGACTGGCAGGATGAGATCTATAAAAATGCTTTTTCTACTGATAATAGTTTGAGTCTTTCGGGAACGTTTAAAGGAGTTCCTTATCGTGTATCTGCAGGATACCTGGATAAAAGAGGATTGTTATTGACCGATAAGCTGGAGCGTGCGACCGGTGGATTTGGAATCTCGCCGAAATTATTTGGAGATCATTTGAAAATTGATCTGAATCTTAAGGGATCTTTAACTGAAGCGCGTTTTGCTAATGATGCTGCCAGAGGTGCTGCATTACAGTTTGATCCAACACAAAGTATCTATGCAGACAATCAATTTGGTGGATATTTTGAGTGGATTCAAGGTCAGGTTCCTAATCCAAATGCTCCGAGAAATCCATTGGCGTTGATTCGTTTACGCAGTAATATTGGAAAGACTGAGCGGAGTTTTGGAAACGCCAGGTTTGACTACGCCTTTCATTTCCTACCGGAATTACATGCCAACTTAAATCTTGGATACGATATATCTAAAGGATACGGTACGATTCGGGTACCTGAGTATGCAGCACAGAATGCATCTACCAAAGGTTTTGAAAAGCAGTCTCTGGATACTCAGAACAATAAAGTTGCTGAATTTTATTTGAACTATAAAAAGGACATTACATCATTGAGAAGTAACATTGATGTAACTGCAGGTTACGGTTATTATGATAATTCGACCACTAACAATAATTTTTCAGAATACAGAGCGAACGGATCGTTAATTAAAGCTCCTCAGTTTCCTTTCAATGTGGAAAGAGAAAAGTTGCTTTCTTACTATGGTCGTTTAATTTACACTTTCGCAGATAATTATATTCTTTCCGGAACGATGCGTGCAGATGGATCTTCCCGTTTTGCTGAAGATCATCGTTGGGGATATTTTCCTTCTGTAGGTTTTACCTGGAGAGCGATCGGTGAGGATTTCCTGAAAGACAGCAAGGTTTTTTCAGATCTGAAACTGAGGTTGAGCTATGGTGAAACAGGAAATAAAGATGGAATAGGAAATTATAACTATATGTCAAAATACTTCTCAAATAATAATCAGGGACAGTATCAGCTGGGTGATAAATTCTATGATTATTATACTCCTGCGGCTTATGAACCTGACCTGAGATGGGAAACTACAACGACCTATAATGCCGGTTTGGATTACGGCTTTTTAAAAGGACGTATTTATGGAAGCGTGGATGTGTATTACAAAAAGACAAAAGACTTATTGTCAACTGTTGATATTTCTTCCGGAACGAATTTCAATAACCGACTACTTACTAACGTAGGAAACATGGATGTAAGAGGGATCGAGGCAAACGTAAATGTTTCCCTGATCAGGTCTGAAGATGTGAATTGGGATTTTGGAGTGAATATGGCTTATAACAAAAGGGAAGTAACCAACCTTTCTCTGAATCCTGATCCGAACTTTATCATTGATGCCGGAGGAATTACAGGAGGTACTGGAATTAATATTAAATACAATGCCATTAATCAGGTTCCGGGATCTTTTTATGTCAGAAAGCAGATCTATGATGAAAAAGGAATGCCGCTTGAAGGGGTATATGCAGATCTTGACGGAAATGGGGTGATCAATGATAAAGATCAGTATTTCTATAAATCTCCTGATCCAAAAATTATTCTTGGGTTTAATACGGCATTTAGTTACAAAAAATGGACTTTAAGTACCGTATTAAGAGCGAATCTTGGGAACTATGTGTACGATAACGTTTCTTCAAACTTTGGGGTAAGAAGTAATATACTTAGTCCAAGTGGTTTGATTAACAATGCGAATGCGGATATCTATAATACCAACTTCACCAACAATCAGTACCTGAGTGACTATTATGTGAAAAACGCTTCTTTCCTGAAGATGGATAACGCAGGTCTGGCTTTCAATGCAGGTAGAATTTCTAAAAATGGAAATACAACCCTCAGGGTATCTGCGAATGTTCAGAATGTATTTGTAATCACCAATTATAAAGGACTGGATCCGGAGTTAAGTTCAGGTATAGATTTTAACCTTTATCCAAGACCAAGAACTTATACACTTGGCTTAAACGTTGGCTTTTAA
- a CDS encoding RagB/SusD family nutrient uptake outer membrane protein produces the protein MKKLHKIFTISSILLVFASSCKKDDLNLIPTNDQVADKVYATPAGYKQGLAKLYASYALTHPTGASSESDIGGLNPGFTDFLRLFWMSQELPTDEAICGWNDTGIPDMDQMTWTADNIFIRGLYSRSIYQITVCNEFLRESTPEKLSKRGITGADVNDIQRYRAEARFLRAFQYWVLLDGYGNPPFITETNLIGKVSPEQIKRADLFNYVESELKAIDAELAAPRANEYGRADQGAAWSLLARLYLNAEVYTGTPKYTEAITYSSKVINGGYALSPVYKNIFLTDNNVTSAKELILTINYDGMHTQNDGGTTYLINAAINGDMNPASFGVPTGGWGGNRSRINLPTLFADRTGNTDKRAMFFGNKLENDDINTFTDGLRITKFKNVSSLNIPAPSIEGKFSSLDFPLFRLAEQYLIYGEAVLRGGSGGTNDQALTYVNKLRERAYGNASGKINTLTTDFFLDERGRELYWEGFRRSDLIRYKKFTEGGYLWPHKGGVKAGAGVSATRSLFPIPTADIIANTNLIQNPGY, from the coding sequence ATGAAAAAACTACATAAAATATTCACCATATCAAGCATTCTACTGGTTTTTGCCAGCTCGTGTAAAAAAGATGACTTGAATTTAATACCCACCAATGATCAGGTGGCTGATAAAGTGTATGCTACCCCTGCAGGATATAAACAAGGCCTGGCGAAATTATATGCCAGTTATGCATTGACGCACCCTACAGGAGCTTCATCGGAAAGTGATATCGGCGGACTGAATCCAGGATTTACCGATTTTTTAAGGTTATTCTGGATGTCACAGGAACTGCCTACAGATGAAGCTATTTGCGGATGGAATGATACCGGTATTCCTGATATGGATCAGATGACCTGGACCGCTGATAATATATTTATTCGTGGATTATACTCCAGAAGCATTTATCAAATTACGGTGTGCAATGAGTTTCTTCGCGAAAGTACACCTGAAAAACTATCTAAGCGTGGAATTACAGGGGCGGATGTAAACGACATCCAACGTTATAGAGCAGAGGCACGTTTCCTGCGTGCATTTCAATACTGGGTACTGCTTGATGGTTATGGAAATCCTCCTTTTATTACTGAAACTAATCTTATTGGAAAAGTTTCTCCTGAACAGATCAAAAGAGCGGATTTATTCAATTATGTGGAGTCAGAGTTAAAGGCTATCGACGCTGAACTTGCGGCACCTCGTGCCAATGAATATGGTCGTGCAGATCAGGGGGCCGCATGGTCATTGTTAGCCAGATTATATTTAAATGCCGAGGTTTATACGGGAACTCCAAAATACACAGAAGCGATTACCTATTCCAGTAAAGTGATTAATGGCGGCTATGCATTATCGCCGGTTTACAAAAATATTTTCCTGACAGATAACAACGTGACAAGTGCTAAGGAATTGATTTTGACCATAAACTACGATGGAATGCATACTCAAAATGACGGTGGAACGACCTATCTGATTAATGCTGCTATTAATGGCGATATGAACCCTGCTTCTTTTGGTGTTCCTACAGGCGGATGGGGTGGTAACAGATCGCGCATTAATTTGCCGACTTTATTTGCTGATCGTACCGGAAATACAGATAAGCGCGCCATGTTTTTTGGAAACAAGCTGGAGAATGATGATATCAATACATTCACGGATGGCTTAAGAATCACCAAATTTAAAAATGTGAGTTCTTTGAACATTCCTGCTCCTTCCATTGAAGGAAAATTCAGTTCTCTGGATTTTCCATTGTTCCGTCTTGCAGAGCAGTACCTGATTTATGGGGAAGCTGTTCTCCGTGGTGGTTCTGGCGGTACTAATGATCAGGCGCTGACTTATGTGAATAAATTACGTGAGCGTGCCTATGGAAATGCTTCAGGTAAGATCAACACATTGACTACAGATTTCTTTCTGGATGAGCGTGGAAGAGAATTGTACTGGGAAGGTTTCCGTCGCTCAGACCTGATCCGTTATAAGAAGTTTACTGAGGGCGGATATTTATGGCCACATAAAGGAGGGGTAAAGGCTGGTGCAGGAGTATCTGCTACCCGCAGTTTGTTCCCGATTCCTACGGCTGATATCATCGCCAATACTAACCTTATCCAAAATCCTGGTTATTAA
- a CDS encoding SusE domain-containing protein, translated as MKSLFIKSISFALVAIGLWSCKKEGTQLTSTISPAGALTASVTSLNLSLANSTATALTLSFPAPAVTGYPVGVVSTIQFDLKGKNFSNPKEVVLNTNTYAPKVSEINAMLLSLDQKPDISTQLEVRLKSAPAANAITYSNVITLTATPYSASSWIYAPGAYQGWNPATADSLVSLNSDGIYAGVIVFTQVNSEFKITPLKNWNVAYGDAGSGTISTTAGDNLKAPLAGPQQVVVNMNTKTFVIEKPVLWSLIGNATPLGWDGDTDMKFINDGKGLWKVTTNLTAGELKFRLNHDWGTNYGGSGGNAVLGSPDNIKVVEAGNYTVSLDLTNLKYTLIKN; from the coding sequence ATGAAGTCATTATTTATAAAATCCATTTCCTTTGCTTTAGTGGCGATAGGATTATGGTCTTGTAAGAAAGAGGGAACGCAGCTTACTTCGACAATCAGTCCGGCAGGAGCGTTAACTGCTTCAGTTACGAGTTTGAATCTAAGTCTTGCAAATAGTACGGCAACTGCATTAACCCTTTCTTTTCCTGCTCCTGCAGTGACAGGGTATCCTGTAGGTGTTGTCTCCACTATTCAATTTGATCTGAAGGGTAAGAATTTTTCTAATCCCAAAGAAGTGGTATTAAATACAAACACTTACGCGCCTAAAGTGAGTGAAATTAATGCAATGCTGCTGAGCCTTGATCAGAAGCCGGATATTTCCACTCAGTTGGAGGTCCGCTTGAAATCTGCACCAGCAGCTAATGCCATTACTTATTCAAATGTGATTACTTTAACTGCCACTCCTTACTCTGCATCTTCCTGGATATATGCTCCGGGGGCTTATCAGGGATGGAATCCTGCAACTGCAGATAGCCTGGTCTCGCTAAATAGTGATGGTATATATGCAGGTGTAATCGTATTTACTCAGGTAAATTCTGAGTTCAAAATTACACCATTAAAGAACTGGAACGTAGCCTATGGAGATGCAGGTAGCGGTACCATTAGCACTACTGCAGGAGATAATTTGAAAGCGCCATTGGCGGGGCCACAACAAGTTGTTGTGAATATGAATACGAAAACCTTTGTCATTGAAAAACCTGTATTATGGTCATTGATAGGTAATGCTACCCCGCTTGGTTGGGATGGGGATACGGATATGAAGTTTATCAACGATGGAAAAGGTCTCTGGAAAGTAACCACTAACTTGACTGCCGGTGAATTGAAATTTAGGCTGAATCATGATTGGGGTACTAACTACGGTGGTAGTGGAGGGAATGCAGTCCTTGGATCTCCGGATAATATTAAGGTCGTAGAAGCTGGGAATTATACCGTTAGCCTGGATCTGACTAATCTGAAATACACACTTATAAAAAATTAA